The genomic region GGATCAACTCTTGCTGTCAACTCAAATAAGAGATGATCTTATCAGTCATGATCAGGTTATTCTAAAGAGTCTAAAGGATCAGAAACTGGTTTTAAAACTATCCTATAATTTTCTGTTCCTGTCCTCACTCTGAATTCATATCATGATTATGCCAAATCACGACAAAAGTGATGCCATGACTCTGTATAATTAGAGCAGGTGAACACTGCACTCTTTGTTTATTTCCCCagacccaacattaatccaTCAATGAGAGATAGCATAACAGAGTCAGGGAGAAACTTTTGATAGTCAGATCTTTTATTAAGTcagtctttattcatatagcgccaaTTCACAACATATGTTATATCAAGACGCTCTACAAACAGAGAatgtctagactgtactctaggttatattatttacaaagacacaATGTCATGATAGGATAAAATCCAGTCCCATTTACAGGCAAGACTCAATGTTATCTTGTCTTAATTCACAATTAGCAgtgcactttgcagcatttagctagttacagtagCAAGGAAAACTCCCTTTTAATAGGCAGagacctggagcagaaccaaactcatatTTAATTTCTGATATAATTAGAAAGAACTACACAGACACCTGCCTCAACTGTGTTAGGTTGGAAAGGGGATATATGGAGGTGTATaaacagagatggacagagataaaaaatatcaacaacacCACATTCAGACCCAAATATATAGTGTAGGAACCTGACAGCTTTAATTGTTGACAAAGCTTCAGATGAGTTACCGTGGGGGCAAGTACGGTGGCCCCAGCTTCCGGCTCCAATCTGACCTGTGACCTATTACAACATGTCAATCCCCACTCTCCCTTTCTAGTTACCTACTATATCCAATATCCTCTGCTTTCAATAAAGACAGGAAAAAGCCAGAAATATCTActtgaaacaacaaaaaatagatGAGTTATTCCCCAAAACACCAGATGAATTAAATCAGATTAAAGACAGGAGACAAGACCATAACAGTAAATTGAAGTGGGTTTTGCTTTGTGTAGAATCAAACTTCAGGTTTGTGAGTCCTTAAAGAACTTGATCTGTCTTATTTAGGCTGGAGCCTTATTATCATCAGCTTAACTTTACATTCCATAATCCCACAGATTGAGGGCTGTGGACTTCTGGGTTCTCTTTGAGTTCAGTATAACAGTGCAGTATGAATGGGCGTGTAAGTACTTTGAAAATACAAACGTGTCTCTTGACCTTCAAGAAGTTTTTTCTCCCTGTGTCAGCACATTTATTGATTACAAATAATATTTACTTATGCCTAACTTTATAGAACATACACAGCTTTACATGAACTTTGACTAAAACTGAAATACTAAGATTTAGATGGTTTTCATGGAACATTTTGCCGTTCCACCAAGATGCCATTTTCCAGAATTACAATTTTCTGGCTCTGAATTGTGTTCTCATTTAATTCAGAGGTGAAAATAGATAGTTTGAtactgtgatcctaaatataAAGGTTCATACATTTAGCTaccaaaaaaatgttaactgcTTTTACCAAGTATCAAAAATGCAATGTTGTTAGTGAGTATGATCTAACAGAAGGTGTAGACAGTTTTAACTTCTGTTTGACAACAGTAACTCCAAATGTAGAATTTGCAAATCCATCTTTATCCTTTTTTGGGATACTGGTGTtactaaactaaaccaaagaCGCAGGATGTCCCTGACGCACATTGTGGGCCAAAATAAACAGAGGTTCTCTGTCTTCTCACTGAATTAGTAACCTCAGATACAGTATCCCACTATAAGTTCTTTAACACGCAAGGGAGTGGACCTAAACAGTCCTTAAGACAAGGCCCACTGACCTCCACCCTTCAACCCTGCAGGCTGACCCGTTCACAGATCATCTGATCCATTACTAAACAAAACCTGCTTACTGTCAGTAACACTGGGCTGACTGTCTTTATACTTATTTACACACATTAATGTTTCTGGAATCTTTTCAACTACATTGCCACCCCATGCACCTGCTGCTGTAGATTATGTAAGTAAGGAAAGACATTTGTGTCATGTTATCTCTGAGAGCCCACCAAACAGCAAAGCGCAGCGACAGTTGCTTTATTTAGCAGGCACCACACCACCTGGGATTTAGCCGTCTTAACTATAAGAAGTTTATGAGAACTTAATGCCTGCCTCCCTGCTCTGTCCATGTGACTGACACTGAAGTCAAGAGTCCAACAGTATTCAGGGTGGATGAATACTCTGActccaaaacacacttttatttaaatgGAACAACTCTTAGACACTAGTCAGATGTTTGACAATACAGAGTGTTTAAATGGTTACAAAAATGGTATGTGTATTATGTACCAAGTTTTGTATTACATTTAAGGTGTATAATCTCCCTATCATTTTAAATTTCCAAACATTCTCAACTCAAGTTAAAAGTTTAAAcatgttgtgtctgtgtgcgaGAATATATATCTCATTGGTTCAACCCCTTTCATGATATCAATGACTCTACCGGAGTCCAAGTATGGGAGTGTTtattttctccctttctttACATCATTCACTATTGCCCTTATTAGGCTAATTGGATTGACTGGCCAATCAGGAAGAGGCACCTAAGTCAGGGGTTTAAGCAGAGGGAATTAAAGAGTGGATCACTGCTGAACAGAGCTGCTGAATTGATTTGATCCTTGAGAGGGTCGCATCTGATCATCTAATCGAAAAGAGGCCAACGAAGCCAGCAAAGCTCAAGCACCTCCCTCTCAATCCCCTTCCGCCAGGAAATCGCCTTCCAACACGATTAGTGTTGCACCCAGTTCTCTGCAGCTACTCACAGAGAAACCGTCAAAATTTCCATCCTTGAGGATCTTGAGTTTGCGGAGGAAGAAAGCATGGGTGCGGGAGCAAGCGCCGAGGACAAAAAGTCCAAGGAGTTGGAAAAACAACTCCAAGAAGATGCTGATAAGGACTCTAAAACAGTCAAGCTATTACTGCTTGGTAAGTGGACTTGTGGATTGTCTTGTTGCACCAAATgtgcctctcttttttttgacCAGTCTTGCAGATAATGCAAAATGCTGATTGACAggttttaacttttaatgatGCAGTAATTTAAAAACTTGAACTTTCTTTGCCTGATTGTACAAGGCCCTACTGTGCAGGTTCAGGTCTGCAGAGTAGAGCAGAAGTCTGGTAGTATGCCAACAATCAACAGGTGTCACAGACAAAATAGAGGAGTTCTAatcaaaagataaacaaaaacaaaacagtcatttGGGAAAATTAACTCTCATCTATCCCCAAAGTAGAAACAACTGACTCCAAGTTTCAATATATCTGTTATGTAACagaatattaagttaaaatcatgtaataaaacatgttattgtGGATATTCCACTTTATTTGCAACACTTTGTTTAGATCTAGGATTTGATTTTAACACGGCTCTGACACACCAGTTTGTCTGCTGAGTGAGATGTAAGATACGGCATAATCAAAGGATCTACAGGCTGTGCAGGTGATTTGTTTCAAGTTAAGACCTTGCATTAGTTTATTAGACAGATGGACGACTGTTAAAGCTGAGAGGGAATTAAAGAGTAAAGCAAAGGCTGCAGAGGTAGAGAGGAGAGATAAATCTGCAGTCCGGGGATCTGTTTAGAcactaaataataaaagacaagtTTGTAAAGGTTGAGAAAACAGATTTCAAACAGTGAACTTATAATGCAACATATTGGAAACTATATCACAAATGAAATATGAGTaaaagttttttgtgttttctgcctaTGCACACCATGTAGCACAAATACTTAAGTGTTTGACTTAAAGTGTTTCCCAGACTGGTGACACATTTACATAGTTTAAAATTTCTCATTGAAAAGATTAGTAGTCAATCTTTGTAAGTGAACAAAAATACAATGTTAGAAAAcctgatgaaaaaaatgtatttatattttttggctgTGTCTTAAAGTTAAGAATGACTTTTGAATTTCAGTGGAAGGACGTTGGTGCTTAAAATATTCGTAGCCTTTGGTCTAAATGAATCACAGCACAGCAGTGAAACGACAATCCGATTAGCTAACTGGTTTAGTGCAGATCCACTTGGTGAGGACTTTGTTGATCCCTCAACCCTGACAGAAAgtataaaaagtgttttattgCAGCCAATGTTTGAAcagaaatattcacagtgaCTAATATAGGAGTTACTTTTGGACAAAAATCtagcagaaaatgttaaataaaaagtaaacttGGAATcatgtaatataaaaaataataaaattaacaacacggtaatttgtgtgtttccctagTAATGATTGATGAAAATCATCCAGCATCTATTGTAACAATGATTTGACCTTCCTTTTTACAATGCATGCTGTAGTCTAATCTAAATCTGTTAAAACTGCACCAGTCCTCAGTAGCAGTCTGTGAATTCACTTTACATGTACTCAAATACGCATGTACTGTACTTAGATAGGAAGAGGAGTCACTTCTGTTTTTGGGGAACTGAAACATTAATGAGAGTGCCATCTTGTGGGCTCAGATGGACATTGACAAAGCTGACAAAGCTCTGAGCTTGCAGGCTTTATTTGAGCTCAGCATGTTTACACCTGACCTCAGTGTTCAGCTGATAGAGAAAAATAAGTATTGGCAAGGTTTAACCCAAAAAGATTGCAAAAGAATCTGAAGGTAGTTAACAGGGAACTGTTAAAATGATTACCTCTGAAAGTCTCTATACGATCCAAGCAAATAGCTCTCAGGAAAAAGAAGACAGCACACTCAAACTGCATTAACTGTGATGCTTTGCATACTTCTCATGCAGGAAATCTTCACACCATCTGAAATCAGATCAATTCTGTATCTGccattgattttaaagtctctcATGCTAAGTCATGAAAATATCTGTTTCACCCTCTCTAAAATCCTGCATCCATGGTATCCTGTCCAGGATAAACATGGACACTGAGCTCTCCTTTAAGGACTATGTTTAGTGTCCCTATAAACATAGAGGCAAAGTCACTGATGAGCACGAGGAGGAACAGAATTCACAGAGGATAAAGGCATTCCTTACCAAAAGCAATTTTGATACTGTCACAATGCCACCTTTGCTACCCCATCACCAATTAGCAAAAACAAACCTGCTATTGTCCTGCTAATGATCGCTAGCAGGGGAAATTTAGTGGTTTCCTCCTGAGAGGGCTGGATGACATCTGGTAATGTCTTTAAATGCTCAGCAGTAAGTCTGAGATGGAGCTTAATGTGGCTCCAGTGACCGCAGGACGGCCAGCTTGGTCTCCTCTATGATGGGATAAATGCTTTCTAACCTGAGCTAGCTTATAGAGCTGCAAAGACTGTGGGCTTTTCTTCAGCCCAATGAATGCAACAGTGACATTTGAAATGCACAAAGTATGTTCAATCAGATAGACTAAAATGACCCTCCATACATGGAGTAAGACCTTGATTTTCTAAAGATTGGAGATGTCGGTAAACACACTGGAGCTCAGGCGTTATAATACACAGGGCCTTCTTTGCAACAAATAGTGATAACTGAACACGAATCGATCATGGAAGATGAAAGATAGGAGCATGGCGAGACGATTTAAAGTGTTGTAGTTTTATAGTGAGGTATTGGCTGGTTAAGTGTTCTTAATTACAGCTGAAAAAGTATTCCTGTGAAACTGAGAGCCAGAGGACTTCAGAGAAATTGAACATAATGTTACATACAAAGCAGCTGAAACTAACAAATGAATGCACACATTAAAATTTCAAGACACTGTCTTGTCTTGTTTATCCCAAAAGTGCATCTTCAACTACATTTTTCATGACTCTAGCTGATGTTTGTTGAATATATCTAGCTGATATATTTGCCTGTGCAACAGTGCTTATTTCTGGGCCATAGCTCTATGTGCACTTGTGTTAAAATGACAAGTATTCAAGTAATGGCATTATGCAAATATTTTTGCAATTGCTAAGTGAAAATATTGCAAGCAGGTGCAGACATATTCTGCTTTGCATACAATTAAATGTAGAAATAATTGTAATACTCTATGGATTTATTACAGAGCCTCGTCATGATTTACATCAAGAGGTTTGAGTGACATTTGTTAAGTACTACTTTTTGTTCTGGTTGTGTAATTGGTACACATGAAATTGTATTGAGATTTTATTGTTTCTGCTGCAAAACTACAAAATTCTCCTGAAACTACGCAAACAAATGATCCTCACTCTGAGTCAATTCCTTTGAATTAATGTATTATAAAGACACAACTTGTCTGGTTATGCCTTGAAGTGTTTCTCTGCTCAGTGGCATGTCAAGGAGAATGATCGGTTGTGGTGTTGTTGTAACCTTTTATCTTCTCTTCCAGGTGCTGGTGAATCAGGGAAAAGCACCATTGTAAAACAGATGAAGTAAGTATCAAAATAACCATTAGAGTTAGTCCATAGTGCCATCCATACAGCTTGTATGGCAGTGGAAAGCAAACAGAGAGCAGCTCAGAGGTTTTTCTTTTAATCTCTTCGGTCAGGCGTAGATCCAGCAGGCCAAAGCTCTGTCTGTTTCGCTTACACTGAAGCCTGTTACAAAAGGTCAACAGGGCAAACATCCGCTTAACTTTGATTTGTCAGCACTTGTTTTGTGCAGTTAGTCTGATATTGAGAGCTGAGCAAGTTCAGAAACCCACCACAGGAGGGTGCTGTGGCCACTAGTTCAAGCAAATAAATTTTAGTACATTTGTGGAAACCCACAACAGTAGTTGCGTAGTTCTAAGATCCTAGGATTCCTGTTCTACCTGAATTGACAGAATGTACACAACTATAACGGTGACATATAAATTACCCAGCAGAAGCAGAGAATAACATTGCACTGTCTGACATCCCTCAccttttttcactgcaggattCTCCATCAAGGTGGTTACACAAAAGAGGAACAATTGGAGTTTCGAGCGATCATTTATGGCAACATCCTGCAGTCTGCTCTGGCCATCATCAGAGGCATGGAGATGCTGGGCATTGATTTTGGCGCACCCTCTGCACAGGTCTCATATCACTCTCGAAAAATAATTCACCAGACATAGCCGACTTGTGGAGTTGATTCTCCCTGTTATTAAATCATGCTATACATACTCCAAGCACTGTTTTGATGCTGATGGGTGTTTTGTGTGCATAAAACCACAGGAGGATGCACAGAAGCTGCAGAACTTGTCAGACTCCATTGAAGAAGGCACAATGCCCGCTGAGCTGTCTGATGTCATCCTGAAGCTGTGGAAAGACAGTGGTGTGCAGGTCGGCTTCGACAGAGCTGCTGAGTACCAACTGAACGACTCTGCTGGCTAGTAAGTCCACATCTACAACTGGGACTGAAACAACACAGGGAATATATGTAAAACTAAAGATTCAGCTAGCTCAGTGTTTCAGACCGGTCTGATTTTTGATGTTCTGCTTCTCCCATCTTCAGCTACCTTAATGAAATGGACAGAATCTGCAAGTCAGACTACCTCCCCACCGAGCAGGATGTGCTGCGATCTCGAGTCAAAACAACTGGTATCATCGAAGAACAGTTCTCCTGCAAGGAGTTGCACTTCAGGTAAGTCAGAGCGGTGGAACTGAACCAAGGTCTAACACCAGCAAACAGACCTTAAAGAGCTGTGATAAACAAGAGACTGACTCTGTTTGATGAACAGGATGTTTGACGTGGGTGGCCAGAggtcagagagaaagaagtggATCCATTGTTTCGAGGGTGTGACCTGCATCATCTTCTGCGGAGCTCTCAGTGCATATGACATGGTGCTGGTAGAGGACGATGAAGTGGTGAGTGGACCTTTCACTACCTCATCCAAAAAGCACCAGATGACACACATACCGACCATAATCTCACCCTGTTGCTCTGTGGCCTTTTCCAGAACCGCATGCACGAGTCCCTCCATCTATTCAACAGTATCTGCAACCACAGGTTCTTCGCACTGACCTCCATCGTGCTTTTCCTCAACAAGAAGGATCTGTTCGAGGAGAAGATCAAGAAAGTCCACCTGAGCATCTGCTTCCCTGACTATGATGGTATAGGACCAAGTGATACAATTCTTAGTGGCTACCTGAAGCAAACTGCACTATGACAGGACTATGGTTTTCTTGTAGCAAAAACAGAACCATGCCGCAGAGGTCTTTGGTACCTAAACAGCAGCCAGTGGGAGCCTCAGTATCCCTCAATGAAATTAAgagattcaattcaattttcatCATGCCAGCTCATCTGCAGTGATGCACAGGGCTTAATGTTACAACCAGagcactcttttttttaacaataaaataaacagctaTGTGGCATTGACTCCTATCTTCTCCTCCCTAATTATTTCAGGCCCCAACACGTACGATGACGCCAGCAACTACATCAAGTCGCAGTTCTTGGAGCTGAACATGAAGAAGGGTGTGAAAGAAATCTACTCCCACTTGACCTGTGCCACAGACACAAAGAACGTCGAGATTGTGTTCAACGCCGTGACAGACATCATCATCAAAGAAAACCTTAAAGATTGCGGTCTTTTCTAAGCAGCTCCAGAGTGAAAAAGAGGTACGCGGTGGTGACCACATGACACACAACTCTCGGGGACTTTGTTGGTGCAGGGTAATAGGGTCCAGATGAGGCAGACCCCTCGCAATTTAATTTAGACCATCCTGTGTTGCTAAGAAACGGCTTCTGACCAAAACATGAGCTCACACAAACTCAAACCAAACAGAGAATGAAGAAACTCAGGGAGAATTGGGGGGCAGTAAGATGataagaagaaaaatacaacattttgtgtCTTATCTTGATTAGAATCAGCTCTCCTGAAATTCCAGATGAACTCTTCCCTCTTAGGAAAATAGTGAAAATGTTAGAAGTGTGTTTAACTTTAAAAGAATAGAGAAAAACCACAATTCATAGTCTGACATTTTCCCACTCTTCTCCACTTTGCAGACCTTCCTTTCCTACCTTAACCCCTCACATTTTGGCATCAACTGAGAGAGTACTGATGGAGCTCAGAGGATCCTCAGTTTGTTGTGTTCTTGCCATCACGTCCATGCCAAGTCCCAGTCCTCGACTGCTCCTAGCACACCACCATCTCCAACAGTAGATCTCTGCAACACAGCTCTCGCCCAGCTGGGTTCAAACAACCATCAGGTCACCATGCTGTTGTTGTGGATGTTCAGCTCAGATCTACAAGattcttcagtttttttctaAAGTACAGATTGTTGCTGGTTTGAAGGTTTGAAGATGAAATAGTTGCTCGAGCAATCCTCATTGCTACCTATTGACTGCTGTGTTGTGAGTTATATTTACTATTAAAACCAAGCTCTGTAAATTAATTAAAACCATAAATCCTGgggaaaataatattttgaatagCAACATTGCAACCTTGCTTACGTTTTTGAGTACATTAGTCTCTGTGGTCTTGATatttaaactgtaaaaagtTGCTGAGCAAATATCAAAGATATTCCCAGTGCTTGCAGTATATCCAGATTACAAACCAAATTGTAAATGTATCTAATCTATATAGTTGTAATGTATTCAActcacttaacattttaatgtgatgAATATATTTCAAAAGGTCAAACATGGTAGAGAAACTTTGTACATAAGAGTAGATAATTCAATATATTTTGAAAGATAAATGTGTATGGAAATATACGAGAGAAGGGTATAACTAGCGGGATGTTGCTTTATTATGAAAAGGGAATGAAAATCTACCGACTTTGTCCTTTCTTATGAAATGTAGAGGCATGAAATAAAGATGCATTAACTTCacttgtgtcactgtgtgtctttttgctgcagagctgcactgaAAATCGCTGACTAATGTATATCAAATTAGAGAAACGACTGTCAATACTGAAGGAGGGCCTATGGCTGTCACTTTTGTAGAACAATGATGATGTTATGTAAGTTCCCATTTCTAGTCAGTAAAGAAACTGCAGCGTATGGAAATTCATTAACAATAAACCAATTGAGAGAGCGAAAACAAATTAAAGCGGT from Notolabrus celidotus isolate fNotCel1 chromosome 11, fNotCel1.pri, whole genome shotgun sequence harbors:
- the gnat2 gene encoding guanine nucleotide-binding protein G(t) subunit alpha-2 — protein: MGAGASAEDKKSKELEKQLQEDADKDSKTVKLLLLGAGESGKSTIVKQMKILHQGGYTKEEQLEFRAIIYGNILQSALAIIRGMEMLGIDFGAPSAQEDAQKLQNLSDSIEEGTMPAELSDVILKLWKDSGVQVGFDRAAEYQLNDSAGYYLNEMDRICKSDYLPTEQDVLRSRVKTTGIIEEQFSCKELHFRMFDVGGQRSERKKWIHCFEGVTCIIFCGALSAYDMVLVEDDEVNRMHESLHLFNSICNHRFFALTSIVLFLNKKDLFEEKIKKVHLSICFPDYDGPNTYDDASNYIKSQFLELNMKKGVKEIYSHLTCATDTKNVEIVFNAVTDIIIKENLKDCGLF